Proteins encoded in a region of the Xylocopa sonorina isolate GNS202 chromosome 11, iyXylSono1_principal, whole genome shotgun sequence genome:
- the Cln3 gene encoding CLN3 lysosomal/endosomal transmembrane protein, battenin, producing the protein MAKGKPLTVPERRTNDVFDEESVAVRSRWRNLAAFWVLGLCNNYGYVVMLSAAHDILESKFGTTMDSPTEFKNSTMTVVNTTIRSCNTLSTGAILLADILPSLVVKIITPFLPFYVHARLATCVLFSAAGFLVVSLSTTEWLAILGVVITSLSSGLGEVTLLSYSHQYPKQVIATWSSGTGGAGIIGALSYAALTTWLSNEDTLLLMLIVPIIQGITFWLILVHPPQASIPITKNGIDSQEHIIEVPRKSFREKITLVPGLLKYMIPLGLVYLFEYFINQGLYELIEFDGIWLSHAEQYRWLQVDYQIGVFISRSSVNLVTIDKIWIMAVLQFVNVIILLFETLYYYMPSIWLVFAFVLWEGLLGGGAYVNTFYRMSTEIPRADRKISLGIATMSDAIGIAMAGWLSMPVHNAICRLPQPPRVGS; encoded by the exons ATGGCGAAGGGCAAACCGTTGACGGTTCCTGAACGACGGACGAACGATGTGTTCGACGAGGAGTCGGTGGCCGTGCGATCCCGATGGCGGAACCTCGCCGCCTTCTGGGTGCTTGGCCTCTGCAACAATTACGGATACGTGGTGATGCTTAGCGCCGCGCACGATATCCTCGAGAGCAAATTTGGCACGACGATG GATTCTCCCACGGAGTTCAAGAACAGTACGATGACGGTGGTGAACACCACGATTCGATCCTGCAACACGCTGTCCACTGGCGCTATACTTCTAGCGGATATATTGCCCTCGTTAGTCGTGAAAATAATCACACCGTTCCTGCCGTTTTACGTACA TGCTCGACTGGCTACCTGTGTGTTATTTTCCGCTGCAGGATTCCTCGTGGTGTCGTTGAGCACTACTGAATGGCTCGCCATTCTGGGCGTCGTTATAACGTCACTCTCTTCCGGTTTGGGTGAAGTTACTCTGCTGAGTTACAGTCACCAGTACCCCAA ACAAGTAATCGCGACATGGTCTTCCGGTACTGGAGGCGCCGGAATAATTGGCGCGCTGTCGTACGCCGCCCTCACAACGTGGTTAAGCAACGAAGACACGTTGTTACTTATGTTAATCGTACCAATCATACAAGGGATCACTTTCTGGTTGATCCTGGTCCATCCGCCGCAGGCCAGCATCCCAATCACTAAGAACGGCATCGACAGCCAAGAGCACATCATCGAGGTCCCCAGGAAGAGCTTTAGGGAAAAGATCACGCTGGTACCAGGACTGCTGAAGTATATGATTCCTCTTGGGCTCGTGTACCTCTTCGAATATTTCATTAACCAAGGATTG TACGAGCTGATCGAGTTCGACGGGATTTGGCTGTCGCACGCTGAGCAGTACCGTTGGCTTCAGGTGGATTATCAGATAGGGGTGTTCATTTCACGGTCCTCCGTGAATCTCGTTACGATCGACAAAATCTGGATCATGGCTGTCTTGCAG ttCGTCAACGTCATCATTCTGCTGTTCGAGACGCTGTACTATTACATGCCCAGCATTTGGCTCGTGTTCGCGTTCGTTCTGTGGGAAGGCCTTCTGGGTGGCGGCGCATACGTGAACACGTTCTATCGAATGTCCACCGAG ATACCAAGGGCGGACCGTAAAATTTCATTGGGGATCGCCACGATGTCCGATGCGATTGGTATCGCGATGGCTGGATGGCTGTCGATGCCCGTGCACAATGCCATCTGCAGATTGCCACAACCGCCACGAGTTGGCAGCTAG
- the LOC143428786 gene encoding actin-like protein 6B — protein sequence MSGGVYGGDEVGAIIFDVGHQSLRVGYGGEDTPKAEIPTTLGVWEEAVDAPDGSQNVRKHYNIDVTAIQVRKKDMEIVSLMKDGMIEDWDMFERLTEYTYKQRLHALAEHHPILMTECPWNTRLKREKLLELMFEKFSVPAMYICKNAVLAAYANGRSTAMVVDSGATHTSAVPVHDGYVITQGIVKSPLGGDFITMQCRQFFEEKEIELIPACLVGSKDVVRERDPPRWTKRPGPQPTSSWLSYMVRELLQDFQMNCLQVSDSPYDEDVANTLPMKHYEFPTGYNDDFGSIRLMIPEALFDPSNVKGVGASILGVGPLVTTSVGMCDMDIRPNLYGSVVVTGGNSCLQGFSERLNRDLASKTPPSMRLKIISANSSSERRYGAWIGGSILSSLGSFQQMWLSRQEYEESGKLILERCA from the exons ATGAGCGGTGGTGTCTACGGCGGAG ACGAGGTCGGTGCTATAATTTTCGACGTCGGACACCAGAGCCTTCGCGTTGGTTATGGCGGTGAGGACACGCCGAAGGCCGAGATCCCGACCACCCTCGGTGTCTGGGAGGAGGCCGTGGACGCGCCAGACGGCAGTCAGAACGTCAGGAAACACTACAACATCGATGTCACGGCCATTCAAGTGCGAAAGAAGG ATATGGAGATAGTTAGCCTGATGAAGGATGGCATGATCGAGGACTGGGATATGTTCGAGCGGCTGACGGAGTACACGTACAAGCAACGCCTCCACGCTCTCGCGGAACACCATCCGATCCTGATGACCGAGTGCCCGTGGAACACCAGGTTGAAACGCGAGAAACTGCTCGAGCTGATGTTCGAGAAGTTCAGCGTCCCGGCCATGTACATCTGCAAGAACGCGGTGCTGGCCGCGTACGCGAACGGAAGGTCGACGGCCATGGTGGTGGACAGCGGGGCGACGCACACGAGCGCGGTTCCGGTGCACGATGGTTATGTCATCACCCAAGGAATCGTGAAAAGCCCGCTGGGCGGTGACTTCATTACGATGCAATGCAGGCAGTTCTTCGAGGAGAAAGAGATCGAGCTAATTCCCGCGTGCCTGGTCGGGAGCAAAG ATGTGGTTCGCGAAAGGGACCCACCACGCTGGACCAAACGACCTGGTCCTCAGCCAACGTCTTCCTGGTTGAGCTACATGGTTCGAGAGCTGTTGCAAGACTTCCAGATGAACTGCCTGCAGGTCTCTGACAGCCCTTACGACGAAGACGTGGCCAACACCTTGCCAATGAAGCACTACGAATTCCCAACAGGGTACAACGACGACTTTGGTTCCATCAGACTGATGATCCCAGAGGCTCTGTTCGACCCAAGCAACGTGAAAGGTGTTGGAGCCAGTATTTTAGGCGTTGGCCCTCTAGTCACGACCAGCGTGGGCATGTGCGACATGGACATCAGACCC AATTTGTACGGAAGCGTGGTGGTCACCGGTGGCAATTCCTGTCTGCAAGGTTTCAGCGAGCGACTGAACCGCGACTTAGCCAGCAAGACTCCTCCG AGTATGAGACTGAAGATAATTAGCGCGAACAGCTCGAGCGAGCGTCGCTACGGTGCCTGGATCGGTGGCTCGATCCTGAGCTCCCTCGGGTCCTTCCAGCAGATGTGGCTGTCGCGGCAGGAGTACGAGGAGTCGGGGAAATTGATTCTGGAGCGGTGCGCGTGA